A genome region from Pirellulales bacterium includes the following:
- a CDS encoding PSD1 and planctomycete cytochrome C domain-containing protein, producing the protein MHWHRLICGITVFAMVAASSAWSLAADNSKKPTTFDAAKLPPATAREVDFIRDVRPLFEARCWKCHGEAKHESGLSLFRKESAFAGGDGGKAFEPGKSAESRLIRYVSGLDSETVMPPEGEGERLTAEQVGLLRGWIDQGAKWPAEADTAGASASTHWAYKKPERATIPAVKNSAWPRNEIDYFVLARLEKEGLAPQSEVDRARLIRRVSLDLVGLPPTVEEVDAFLADKGPDAYEKVVDRLLASSRYGERWARPWLDLARYADTHGYEKDTRRSMWPYRDWVINALNKNMPFDQFTIEQLAGDLLPNATLEQKIATGFHRNTMINMEGGVDPEEYRVAAVIDRVNTTATVWLGTTLGCCQCHSHKYDPFKQKEYYQFMAFFNNTADTGSNENPKVEVAAEGRGTRDEGRGDADRRKVEPVVIAAIEENATDVKSENGAKSQSEAKNDSLVGSLASRSAAPAETNDKSAEKKPKAKKKPEPPKLTTLVMQELPKPREQHLFVGGSFLNPGEVVSPNVPAVLNPFPADQPRNRLGLAKWLVDPANPLTARVAINRIWAQYFGSGIVLTIEDFGTKGERPMHPELLDWLATDFIRRDWDLKAMHRLIVTSATYRQSSRATPELLERDPQNRLLARGPRVRLEAELVRDQALAASGLLSPKIGGPSVMPPQPDGIWSSPYSGDRWATAAGEDRCRRGLYTFWKRTAPYPSFTSFDAPSREFCVVRRPRTNTPLQALAILNDPVYIEAAQALARRMVKEPDRADATARLVRGFRLCLARTPEPAESDRLLSLYNQELDRFRGDAKSAQSIGGKLDGAAPAAELAAWTVVANVLLNLDETLNKG; encoded by the coding sequence ATGCATTGGCATCGTCTAATTTGCGGCATTACCGTCTTCGCGATGGTTGCGGCCTCGTCAGCTTGGTCGCTGGCAGCCGACAATTCGAAGAAGCCGACAACTTTCGATGCCGCGAAGCTCCCGCCCGCGACTGCGCGCGAGGTCGATTTCATTCGCGATGTTCGCCCGCTGTTCGAGGCCCGGTGTTGGAAGTGCCACGGGGAGGCGAAGCATGAATCGGGGTTGAGCCTGTTTCGCAAGGAGTCGGCGTTTGCGGGCGGGGATGGCGGCAAGGCGTTTGAGCCGGGGAAGAGTGCCGAGAGCCGGTTGATTCGGTATGTCTCGGGGCTCGATTCCGAGACGGTCATGCCGCCGGAGGGAGAAGGGGAGCGGTTGACGGCAGAGCAAGTTGGCTTGTTGCGAGGCTGGATCGATCAAGGGGCGAAATGGCCGGCGGAAGCGGATACGGCCGGGGCGTCGGCAAGCACGCACTGGGCGTATAAGAAGCCCGAGCGGGCGACGATTCCCGCGGTGAAGAACTCGGCTTGGCCGCGGAATGAGATCGACTATTTCGTGCTCGCTCGGCTGGAAAAAGAGGGGCTCGCGCCGCAGTCCGAGGTAGATCGCGCGCGACTGATTCGCCGCGTCTCGCTCGATCTCGTCGGCCTGCCGCCGACGGTCGAAGAGGTCGATGCGTTTCTGGCGGATAAGGGCCCGGACGCGTATGAAAAAGTGGTCGATCGGCTGCTCGCCTCGTCGCGCTACGGTGAGCGCTGGGCGCGGCCCTGGCTCGATCTGGCCCGCTATGCCGATACGCACGGCTACGAGAAGGACACGCGGCGGAGCATGTGGCCCTATCGCGATTGGGTCATCAATGCTTTGAACAAGAACATGCCGTTCGATCAATTCACGATCGAACAATTGGCCGGCGATCTGCTGCCGAACGCCACGCTCGAGCAGAAGATCGCCACCGGCTTTCACCGCAACACCATGATCAACATGGAAGGGGGCGTCGATCCGGAGGAGTATCGCGTGGCGGCCGTGATCGATCGCGTGAACACGACGGCGACCGTCTGGCTCGGCACGACGCTCGGCTGCTGCCAGTGCCATAGCCACAAATACGATCCGTTCAAGCAGAAGGAATACTACCAGTTCATGGCCTTCTTCAATAACACGGCCGATACGGGTTCCAACGAGAACCCGAAGGTCGAGGTCGCGGCGGAGGGGCGAGGGACGAGGGACGAGGGACGAGGGGACGCAGACCGCCGAAAAGTTGAGCCCGTTGTGATTGCGGCGATCGAAGAAAACGCGACGGATGTGAAGAGCGAAAACGGCGCGAAGAGCCAAAGCGAAGCCAAGAACGATTCGTTAGTCGGCTCGCTTGCGAGCCGATCCGCAGCCCCCGCCGAGACGAATGATAAATCCGCCGAAAAGAAACCGAAAGCCAAGAAGAAACCCGAGCCGCCGAAGCTCACGACGCTCGTGATGCAGGAATTGCCGAAGCCGCGAGAGCAGCATCTGTTCGTCGGCGGGAGCTTCTTGAATCCGGGAGAAGTGGTCTCACCGAACGTGCCTGCGGTCTTGAATCCGTTCCCGGCCGATCAGCCGCGCAATCGATTGGGCTTGGCCAAATGGCTCGTCGATCCGGCCAATCCGCTCACGGCGCGAGTCGCGATCAACCGCATCTGGGCGCAGTATTTCGGCAGCGGCATCGTGCTCACCATCGAGGATTTCGGCACCAAGGGGGAGCGGCCGATGCATCCCGAGCTGCTCGATTGGCTGGCGACCGACTTCATCCGCCGCGATTGGGATTTGAAGGCGATGCACCGGCTGATCGTCACCTCGGCCACCTATCGGCAATCGTCGCGAGCGACGCCCGAGCTGCTCGAACGCGATCCGCAGAATCGCCTGCTGGCCCGGGGGCCGCGCGTGCGGCTCGAAGCGGAATTGGTCCGCGATCAGGCCCTGGCCGCCAGCGGTTTGTTGAGCCCCAAGATCGGCGGGCCGAGCGTCATGCCGCCGCAGCCCGACGGGATTTGGAGTTCGCCGTATAGCGGCGACCGTTGGGCCACTGCGGCGGGCGAAGACCGTTGTCGTCGCGGCCTGTACACGTTTTGGAAGCGGACCGCCCCGTATCCGTCGTTCACGAGCTTCGACGCTCCAAGCCGCGAGTTTTGCGTCGTCCGCCGCCCGCGAACCAATACGCCGCTGCAAGCGCTCGCAATCTTGAACGACCCGGTTTACATCGAGGCAGCACAAGCCCTCGCCCGCCGAATGGTGAAGGAACCCGACCGCGCCGACGCGACGGCGCGGCTCGTTCGCGGCTTCCGGCTCTGCCTGGCCCGCACGCCGGAGCCGGCGGAGTCGGATCGGCTCCTGTCGCTGTATAATCAGGAACTCGATCGCTTCCGCGGCGACGCCAAATCGG